The genomic DNA GAAGACCCACGACGTCACCAGGCGCGGCGACCGAATTTGCATGAACGAAAGCGTGACTGGCGGCAAAATGGAGACAATCCGAACGCAAACAGCATAGCGATGACGTTTTCCGTCCCTCGACAGCAACCAGGAACGCAACGACCGGCGAGACTCCTTACGGCGCTCTGTATGCCGACCGCCCGACAGACACGGACTTCGCCGCCGTTATTGGAATTATTTCCATTAGGCAACTCAATAATCCGATACAACAGATCGCGGACTCGCAGGACAACAACGGACCCGACAAAACACAATCCCGGCTCCGACCCAAACGGTCGATCTGTGCCTCCTCAAACGAAATGGACGTAAACAGGGACCTGCAACGGCATTATAGAATACGTATTATCCATTTCAATTCACAGGATGAATTATTTATAATCAACCTTGATCCCGCTTGACCGCATTTATTCGTCAGGCTATAAGAAAAAAAGTAAGCAATTTACGCAACCATGAGGCTCTATATGAAAAAACAACTTCTCACGATTCTTATACTAACGCTAGCGATGTCCGTTCCGGCCTTCGCCGACAACGGCACCGTGACGCTCAAGGACAGCGTCGTTTCCGCGGTCAAACAGCATCCGCAGATCAAAGCTCTCCTGAACAACAAGGACGCCGTGGCCAAGGCGAAGCTGTCCGCTCTGGGCCGCTTCTTTCCTTCCCTCGATCTGACGGGCGAGTACGGAACGCAGCAGTACAGCAGCGCCGCCACCCGTAGCGTGGACACCGACGAGCACTGGCGTAACCCGACAGAATTCCAGGCAACTCTGACCCAACCGATTTTCGACGGCTTCGACCGCTGGCACGACTACAAGCGTGAAGGCGCTCGCCTGACCTCGGCCGAAGGCCGCCTCGTGGACAACGTTGAAACCGTTGGCCTGGACGCTGTCCGCGCCCATGTGGACGTGGTCCGCCTGCGCAAGCTGATAACCCTGGCCGAAGACAACATCGCCGCTCACCAGCACCTGCTCGACTCCATTTCCGAGCGTGTTCAGGGCGGTGCAGGCAACCGCGCCGACGAGATGCAGGCCAAGGGCCGCGTCGCACGCGCCGAGACCACCCTGGTCACCTACACCGGCGAACTGCGTTCCGCCGAAGCCGAGTACATTCGCACCGTGGGCACGGCCCCGACCGCTCTGGCCAAGCCCGCCTACCTGCCAAACTATCTCCCCGCCAAGGCCGACCAGATTCTGGAGATCGCCCTGGACAACAACCCCAAGATCGCCGTGTACAAGGCTGAGATAGAAGTGGCCGAACAGACCAAGGGCCAGCTCGAATCGACCATGTACCCGACCGTCGACGCCTACCTGTCCTCCCGCCACACCGACAACCTTGAGGGCGTGGATTCCTGGGTCCAAGACAACAAGGCCATGCTGCGCGCCCGCTGGAACATCTTCAACGGCACCAGCGACTACAACGACGTCCGCACCGCCACGGCCCGCGTCCGAGAGGCGCAGAACAACCTGCAGGACACCACCGACGACATCATCCGTCAGGTGGCTTCCACCTGGGCCGACTACCAGTCCAGCCTGAACCAGATTGAGAAGTACCAGGAAGCCCTCCAGTACAGCATCGAATCCCTGGACATGTATCTGATGCAGTTCAACGTGGGACAGCGTTCCCTGCTCGACCTGCTCGACGCCACCAACGAGGTGTTCACCAACCGTGTGCAGCTCGAAACCGCGACCATGAATCGCGACTTCACGGTCTACAAGTTCCTGGCCCTCGAAGGTCAGCTCATGAAGACCCTGGAAATCGCCTCCAACACCTACGAAGAGATGCCCATGGAGGCTTCCAACTAGCCCGCGACAAACAGCAAGAACAGCTCACAAGGGGCGCAGCCGTGACGGCTGCGCCCCTTTTTTGTCGAGCTGATTCGAGTGTGCCGTTCCCATGTCGGAGCCGCGCCGTTTCTCACCCATGACGCCAAAGGCGCACTTTTCCCCGGCACCAAAACGGGCGAACCTACGAAACCGTCCCGGCTTGGTCTTCCCTCGACTTCACGCGGCCGGCCGTGCGGACTGCCAGAATGCCCCGACAAGTCCCGACACGCGCGCTCAGAAATTCGATCCCGCCACAAGCAGTGCCCCGCACCAGTTCCGTGCAACCGGAGGCTGGCGGCTCGAATGTCTCCTACCGATAATTTAACAGTATAGCCCAAACCCAAAAGGGCTTTCCCGGGCGCAGGGCAATACCTCCAGACTCGCGGCCACTCCAAACAACCGAATCCCCCGCCTCCTCCCCTGTCTGCCATGACGGGACAAGGGCTGCCCGGACGGGCAACCCCGAATCGGATTTCCCGCACCCGGCCGAGCATCGGCTATAGCCATGCCGTCCCCGCGCATGAGGCCACGCATTTGTCCGCAAGCCTCTCTCGCTTGATGACGCGCGACTTCAAATGAAAAGAGAGTCCAGAACCGGGGACGCAAAAAAAGCCCCGGCGCATAACGCCGGGGCTTTCGGGAAACCAGATGGAGTATGAATCATTCCCTGTCGCCGAGAAGCTTCTCGCCGATCGGGGTATGGATAACGTCGGCCAGCGCGGCGACAACGGCGGGATCGAACTTGCCGGTATCGCCGGACAGGATGTTCAGGGCCTGTTCCGGATCTTGCGCGCCGCGATAGGAGCGCGGCCGGATCATGGCGCAGAACACGTTGAGAACAGCGAGGATGCGGGCCAGCATGATGATCTCGCCGTCCTTGAGCTTCTTGGGATAGCCCGAGCCGTCGAGGCGCTCGTTCATCTGATAGATGGCCGTGAGCACGCCCTCGTCGATGTCGATATCCTTGAGGATGCGGTAGGCGTATTCCACATGCTTTTCCATCACGCCCTTCTCTTCGGGGGTGAGCTTGCCCGGCTTGGTCAGAATCTCATTGGGCACGAACATCTTGCCGATCTGGGACAGGTTGGCCGATGTCTCAATCTCGGCGATGTCCATTTCGGAGAGATGCATGGTTTTGGCCACTTCCACGGAAAGCCCGGCCATGAGCTTGGTATGCCCGCCCAGATACGGGTCTGCGGCCTCGATGGTGGAACCCAGAGCCTCCATGGCGTTCCTGACGAGTCGCTTGTTTTTCTCCTGCGCGGCCACGAACTCGGTCATGTCGCGATAGACCTCGACGATGCCCTGACAGGTTTCATCCGCGCAAAGATAGGGCGACTTGGACACCTGGAACAGATGCCGCCGGGAACGAATGAAGATGGGCTCGTTGACCGTCATCTTGCGCTTCTCGCTGACGACCACCTCGTCGATGGACTCAAGCCGCTTGGCCGTGTCGAAACCGAAGACGGCCGCGGTATCCATGCCGATAAGTTCCTCACGGGGCCGTCCCGCCGCCGAGGCGAAGGCGTCGTTGACATAGGTGAACTTGCCGTTGACGTCCTTGAGGACGATGAACTCTTCGATATTCGCGTTGATGGAATCAATGAACAGCTTCTGCTCCTCGATCTGCGTGGCCAGGGCGCGGAACTGTTTGGCGACGCGCTGGCTCTGCACGCCGGTCAGAATCCACCAAGCCAGCCCGGCGATCAGCAGTGCCGTCAGAATGCCCAGCCCCGCCACGATGTAGACCGTGCGCTCATACTCCGCGATGGGCTTCATGGCCGCGTCGTAGCTGATCTCCTGCACCAGCCACCAGGCCGGGCCGGGGATGCGCACGCCCATGGAATAAACCTTGGCGTCCACGTTCGCGATGCTCGGCCTGACGCCGAAGGGAATGTGGCCGGTCTCGTCGATCTCCACAGGAAAGGCAACGTCCGTGAAGCCAACGGCGGTCCAGGGAGCGATCTCCCGGAAAACGGCCCCGCTCTTCTGCATGAGCCGGGTCTTCTCGCCCGCTGCCGCCAGGGGGGAGTTGGACAGCAACTCGGTGATCTTGCCGGAGACCTGCCGTGTCATCATGAGCACGCCCACGGCGGGCCGATCGGATTTTCCATCGGTGCGGCCCACTGCCTCGGGCGGATAGATGGGCACGAAAACGTCCATCTCGACACCCTGGGCGGTCTTGCGCACAGAGGAATACTGCGGCCCGTTCGCCTCTATGGCGGCTGCGGCCAGGGCGGTCTGTTCCTGGTTCATGGGCGGTAGATACCCGTCGGTGGCGATGTACGCCTCGCCCTTCCGGCTGAGGATGCGCGCGTTGAGGAAGCCCGAATAGGTGGAGAATTCGCGAAGCATGTTCTCCATCATGGGCAATTGCTCGGCCAGGGTGGCGTCGTCGCCCTCCACGGCCCGGTCGGAATGCAAGGTGCCGAAGAGGTTTGACAGGTCGCCCGCGTAGGTATCCACCTCGGTGGCGTAAAGCCTGAAAAGATCGGACTTGATAAGCCGGTCGCCCTGGTGGGACAGATTTTCGAGCCAGGAGGCAATGACTTCGGTGCGCCCCTGCGTCAACAGCTCGAACCGCTTCTGCTGGTGTTCCAGCACCTCGGCCTTCTTGTCCCGCACCGCTTTGGCGGCGAGCAGGACAATGCCCACCGAGAGAGCCAGCACGACGGCCAGGACCACGCCGATCCTGACGCCCTGCCCGGTCGCCCCGACGGACTCGGGGACCTCGGCGGTCTTGATAAGGTGTTCAGACATTTCCATTCTCCATCTGGTTTATGGCCCCCGCGGGGCGGGCCTTAATTCTTCGCTTTTTCATACGCGGTCCGTTTCTTGGGAGCCACGTGCATCCAGCGGTACTTCTCGTTCACCGAGTACTGCGGGACGTAATGCCTGTACCGCGAATGGGACAGGACCATGTTGGTCTGATTGTCTAGGATATAGATGTCGTCCGAGGCGTAAACCGCCAGGACCGCGTGGCCGATGCCCCGGATGGCGTCCCGGACGGCCACGATGCGCAACTGATCGCCGGTGAAGCCGAGTTCTTCCAAGGCGTAGAACTTGGCTATGGAGTAGTCTTCGCAATCACCGGATTTCTTGAGGAATACCCAGGGCGTCGCCCAGTATTCGCTGACCCCCCAGTTGGTCTTGTCCAACCGATAGGGCCATTTGTTGAAAAACTTGGTCACGGCCCTGAGCCGATCCATCTCGGACTTGTCGCCGACCTGCGCCTTGAGGGTCTCCCACGCCTTCCTGGACGGATGGCCGGACGTTTGACTGTCGTTGAAGTACCCCTTCCACGCCTTCATCTTGTCGAGCACGCGCGTCCACTTGGGCAGCTTCTGCAACTTGCCCTTGAACTCCAAGGTCCCGAACAGTTGGCGTTTGCCGGGGTCGGCCGCCTGGGCGTCCGGAGGCCGGACAAGGATTGCCGCAAGGCAGACCGCGCAAAGCGCGACCGCCAACGCCAAGTATATGCCCCGCACCGGCCTCATTCACTCCTCATCGTTCCCTGAGCGCGTTCTGCTTCGCCTTGAGCAAAGGCTTGAGCAGATAGTCCAATACGGACTTCCGGCCGGTCAGGATATCGACGCTCGCGGTCATGCCCGGGATAATGGGCAGCTGCTGGCCGCGATAGGTGATGGCGTTCTCCTTGGTGCGCACCTTGACCAGATAGTGGCTCTCGCCCTTCTCGTCCTCAATGGTGTCCGCCGAGATGTTCTCGACCTCGCCGTCCAAGCCGCCGTAAATGGAAAAGTCATAGGCCGTGATCTTGACCATGGCCTTCTGGCCGGGGTGCAGGAAGGCGATGTCCGAAGGCTTGACCTCCGCCTCGATGAGCAGGGTGTCGTCCAGGGGCACGACCTCCATGATGGACTGGCCGGGCCGGACCACGCCGCCGATGGTGTTTATCATGATGTGCTTGACCACGCCCCTGACCGGCGAGCGCACATCCGTGCGCGTCACCCGGTCCTGACCGGCGAGCGCACATCCGTGCGCGTCACCCGGTCCTGACCGGAGCTCAAATTTTCCAGGATGGAGTTGAGTTCCTGCCTGCGGGTGTTGATCTCTTCCAGTGCCATGGCGCGGTACTCGGCCTTGGCTTGTTCGATGCGGCCGTGAGCCTCCTTGGCGGCCCGGCGAACGCGAGGGATACCCAGGGACAGGGCCTGCATGTCGCCGCGCAGTTGCACCACGGTCTGCTCCAGGCGCAGATAGTCGAGTTCCGAGTGAATCTGCTTCTCCACCAGGGGCTTGGCGATATTGCGCTGTTTCTCGGCCACGTCCAGACTCAGCTTGAGCTGGTTGCGGCGGGCGATCATCTCGTTCACTTCCTGCTCGCGTTGCAGGTACTGGTCCTCAAGCAGGCTGATTTCGATGTTCAGCTTGTCGCGCTGGGCCTTGAAAATGCGCATTTGATCCTCAACCAACTGAGGGTCCTTCTCCTTTATTTCCTTGGAGAAGACCGGCTCGGTGCCGTTTGCTTCGGCCGT from Pseudodesulfovibrio thermohalotolerans includes the following:
- a CDS encoding transglutaminase-like cysteine peptidase, which encodes MRPVRGIYLALAVALCAVCLAAILVRPPDAQAADPGKRQLFGTLEFKGKLQKLPKWTRVLDKMKAWKGYFNDSQTSGHPSRKAWETLKAQVGDKSEMDRLRAVTKFFNKWPYRLDKTNWGVSEYWATPWVFLKKSGDCEDYSIAKFYALEELGFTGDQLRIVAVRDAIRGIGHAVLAVYASDDIYILDNQTNMVLSHSRYRHYVPQYSVNEKYRWMHVAPKKRTAYEKAKN
- a CDS encoding HlyD family type I secretion periplasmic adaptor subunit, which codes for MTRTDVRSPVRGVVKHIMINTIGGVVRPGQSIMEVVPLDDTLLIEAEVKPSDIAFLHPGQKAMVKITAYDFSIYGGLDGEVENISADTIEDEKGESHYLVKVRTKENAITYRGQQLPIIPGMTASVDILTGRKSVLDYLLKPLLKAKQNALRER
- a CDS encoding HD domain-containing phosphohydrolase is translated as MSEHLIKTAEVPESVGATGQGVRIGVVLAVVLALSVGIVLLAAKAVRDKKAEVLEHQQKRFELLTQGRTEVIASWLENLSHQGDRLIKSDLFRLYATEVDTYAGDLSNLFGTLHSDRAVEGDDATLAEQLPMMENMLREFSTYSGFLNARILSRKGEAYIATDGYLPPMNQEQTALAAAAIEANGPQYSSVRKTAQGVEMDVFVPIYPPEAVGRTDGKSDRPAVGVLMMTRQVSGKITELLSNSPLAAAGEKTRLMQKSGAVFREIAPWTAVGFTDVAFPVEIDETGHIPFGVRPSIANVDAKVYSMGVRIPGPAWWLVQEISYDAAMKPIAEYERTVYIVAGLGILTALLIAGLAWWILTGVQSQRVAKQFRALATQIEEQKLFIDSINANIEEFIVLKDVNGKFTYVNDAFASAAGRPREELIGMDTAAVFGFDTAKRLESIDEVVVSEKRKMTVNEPIFIRSRRHLFQVSKSPYLCADETCQGIVEVYRDMTEFVAAQEKNKRLVRNAMEALGSTIEAADPYLGGHTKLMAGLSVEVAKTMHLSEMDIAEIETSANLSQIGKMFVPNEILTKPGKLTPEEKGVMEKHVEYAYRILKDIDIDEGVLTAIYQMNERLDGSGYPKKLKDGEIIMLARILAVLNVFCAMIRPRSYRGAQDPEQALNILSGDTGKFDPAVVAALADVIHTPIGEKLLGDRE
- a CDS encoding TolC family outer membrane protein, giving the protein MKKQLLTILILTLAMSVPAFADNGTVTLKDSVVSAVKQHPQIKALLNNKDAVAKAKLSALGRFFPSLDLTGEYGTQQYSSAATRSVDTDEHWRNPTEFQATLTQPIFDGFDRWHDYKREGARLTSAEGRLVDNVETVGLDAVRAHVDVVRLRKLITLAEDNIAAHQHLLDSISERVQGGAGNRADEMQAKGRVARAETTLVTYTGELRSAEAEYIRTVGTAPTALAKPAYLPNYLPAKADQILEIALDNNPKIAVYKAEIEVAEQTKGQLESTMYPTVDAYLSSRHTDNLEGVDSWVQDNKAMLRARWNIFNGTSDYNDVRTATARVREAQNNLQDTTDDIIRQVASTWADYQSSLNQIEKYQEALQYSIESLDMYLMQFNVGQRSLLDLLDATNEVFTNRVQLETATMNRDFTVYKFLALEGQLMKTLEIASNTYEEMPMEASN